The following coding sequences lie in one Streptomyces albofaciens JCM 4342 genomic window:
- a CDS encoding PLP-dependent aminotransferase family protein, whose translation MFHFSRGIPPQEAIPARQIAEHTATVLREHEDRVFQYAPIGNHTGDAALREQLAAFHSVGADQIFVTNGSLQALDLLAAHLLAGDRKDVYVEAPTYDRAVQIFERHGGRVSGVTLQHDGLDLDALEARLAARVPAFVYVIPDFQNPSGVTMSEDKRRRLVQLAETHDFLILEDIPYRELRYGGTAPTGFFELAPAGRVLTMGSLSKILSPGLRVGYVIGAARTLGALAALAEGTYLSPAPLLQAVAAQALRAGLAQENVARVRELLGPRHDGAVEAVREVLGEDALLAVPHGGYYVSVHLPVATDESTFLKAAAADGLKLTRGSGFYPADAAPPEGKVFLRLPFQSFEPDEFAAGVERLAAVASKG comes from the coding sequence ATGTTCCACTTCTCGCGTGGCATCCCCCCGCAGGAGGCGATCCCCGCGCGGCAGATCGCCGAGCACACCGCGACCGTCCTGCGGGAGCACGAGGACCGGGTGTTCCAGTACGCGCCGATCGGCAACCACACCGGTGACGCGGCACTGCGGGAGCAGCTCGCGGCGTTCCACTCGGTCGGCGCCGACCAGATATTCGTCACGAACGGCTCTCTCCAGGCGCTGGACCTGCTCGCCGCGCACCTCTTGGCGGGCGACCGCAAGGACGTCTACGTGGAGGCGCCGACCTACGACCGCGCGGTGCAGATCTTCGAGCGGCACGGCGGGCGGGTCTCCGGCGTCACGCTCCAGCACGACGGCCTGGACCTGGACGCGCTCGAAGCGCGGCTGGCAGCCCGGGTGCCGGCGTTCGTCTACGTCATCCCGGACTTCCAGAACCCGAGCGGCGTCACCATGAGCGAGGACAAGCGCCGCCGCCTGGTACAGCTCGCCGAGACCCATGACTTCCTCATTCTGGAGGACATCCCCTACCGGGAGCTGCGGTACGGCGGCACCGCGCCCACCGGCTTCTTCGAGCTGGCGCCCGCCGGGCGGGTGCTCACCATGGGCTCGCTGAGCAAGATCCTCAGCCCTGGGCTGCGCGTCGGGTACGTCATCGGCGCGGCACGGACGCTCGGCGCCCTGGCCGCGCTCGCGGAGGGCACCTACCTCTCGCCCGCCCCGCTGCTCCAGGCGGTCGCCGCGCAGGCGCTCCGCGCGGGCCTGGCCCAGGAGAACGTGGCGCGGGTCCGTGAGCTGCTCGGCCCCCGGCACGACGGCGCGGTCGAGGCCGTACGCGAGGTGCTGGGCGAGGACGCGCTCCTCGCCGTACCGCACGGCGGCTACTACGTGAGCGTGCATCTGCCCGTCGCCACGGACGAGAGCACGTTCCTCAAGGCCGCCGCGGCCGACGGCCTGAAGCTGACCCGGGGCTCGGGCTTCTACCCGGCCGACGCGGCACCGCCGGAGGGCAAGGTCTTCCTGCGGCTGCCGTTCCAGTCCTTCGAGCCGGACGAGTTCGCGGCCGGCGTGGAGCGGCTGGCGGCGGTGGCGTCGAAGGGCTGA
- a CDS encoding alpha-hydroxy acid oxidase — translation MDTVRNLDELLTLPDFEAASDQVLDRGCRAYVAGGAGTDRTVRANIAAFDDIWLRPRVLASTTTEPRTEVTVLGHRMAMPVLLAPTSPQRLLHEDAEIATSLAAEAAGIVPVVSTDSHVPFPEIAKSSGGACWFQLYAYRSRDDIAATLDMAEAAGASAIVVTVDASHAALRVHAQRAGFATPGHVDFGTLRALGILEGEVPAGARIDRLALSWADLLWIRERTRLPLLVKGVLRAEDARRCLDSGADGVIVSNHGGRQLDGAVPSVIALGEVAAAVAGRCAVLVDGGIRSGVHVVKALALGADAVCLGRPYLWGLGLAGREGVEAVLRLLRREIEDTLRQLGAADVGELGPDFVAGAGAGAA, via the coding sequence TTGGACACCGTACGGAATCTCGATGAACTGCTCACCCTGCCGGATTTCGAGGCCGCCAGTGATCAGGTGCTCGACCGGGGCTGCCGGGCGTACGTGGCCGGCGGGGCCGGCACCGACCGCACCGTGCGCGCCAACATCGCGGCGTTCGACGACATCTGGCTCCGCCCGCGGGTCCTCGCCAGCACGACGACCGAGCCCCGCACCGAAGTGACCGTCCTCGGGCACCGCATGGCGATGCCCGTCCTGCTCGCTCCGACGAGCCCGCAGCGGCTGCTGCACGAGGACGCGGAGATCGCCACGTCCCTCGCCGCCGAGGCGGCCGGGATCGTGCCCGTCGTCAGCACCGACAGCCACGTCCCCTTCCCGGAGATCGCCAAGTCGTCCGGCGGGGCCTGCTGGTTCCAGCTGTACGCCTACCGGTCGCGGGACGACATCGCCGCGACGCTCGACATGGCCGAGGCCGCCGGTGCGTCGGCCATCGTGGTCACGGTCGACGCCAGCCACGCCGCACTGCGGGTGCACGCCCAGCGCGCCGGGTTCGCCACCCCGGGCCATGTGGACTTCGGGACGCTGCGTGCGCTCGGCATCCTGGAGGGCGAGGTGCCGGCCGGGGCCCGCATCGACCGGCTGGCGCTCAGCTGGGCCGACCTGCTGTGGATCCGCGAACGCACCCGGCTCCCGCTGCTCGTGAAGGGCGTGCTGCGGGCCGAGGACGCGCGCCGCTGCCTGGACAGCGGCGCGGACGGCGTCATCGTCTCCAACCACGGCGGGCGGCAGCTCGACGGGGCGGTGCCCAGCGTGATCGCCCTGGGCGAGGTGGCGGCCGCGGTCGCCGGCCGGTGCGCCGTGCTGGTCGACGGCGGCATCCGCTCCGGCGTCCACGTCGTCAAGGCCCTCGCCCTCGGCGCCGACGCGGTCTGCCTCGGCCGGCCGTACCTGTGGGGCCTGGGGCTCGCCGGGCGCGAGGGGGTCGAGGCGGTGCTGCGGCTGCTGCGCCGGGAGATCGAGGACACGCTCCGCCAGTTGGGCGCCGCGGACGTCGGCGAGCTGGGGCCGGACTTCGTGGCCGGGGCCGGCGCCGGGGCGGCCTGA